The following are from one region of the Carassius auratus strain Wakin chromosome 13, ASM336829v1, whole genome shotgun sequence genome:
- the LOC113113066 gene encoding PHD finger protein 10 isoform X1 has product MAAVLSPRPCESNPATPGTQSVKDDIEESSSDGSQAPKRRRMGSGDSSRSCDTSSHEQGPTYFPAENLTEYKWPPDDSGEYYMLQEQVSEYLGVTSFKRKYPDLERRDLSHKEKLYLREQNVITETQCTLGLTALRSDEVIDLMIKEYPVKHAEYSVILQERERQRITKEYSVSTLSAQMQQQNPQKVEASKVPDYIKKAAKKAAEFNSNFNRERMEERRAYFDLQTHIIQVPQGRYRILPPERTRTGPYPVALIPGQFQEYYKRYSPNELRYLPLNTALYEPPLDPELPALDSDGDSDEGEDGKEDGRKNKASSDSSSGNTSDGDSQDSGIQSKVKSKDATPRTVQHKSVPGYKPKVIPNAICGICQKGKEANKKGKPETLIHCSQCQNSGHPSCLDMSVELVSQIKMYPWQCMECKTCTVCQQPHHEEEMMFCDKCDRGFHTFCVGMDSIPQGCWVCDLCNKEFSTPQKKGTKTPKKSK; this is encoded by the exons ATGGCAGCGGTTCTGTCACCGAGACCGTGCGAGAGCAATCCCGCGACTCCCGGGACGCAGTCTGTGAAG GATGACATTGAGGAGAGCTCCAGTGATGGTAGTCAGGCCCCCAAGAGACGGCGGATGGGCTCCGGAGACAGCTCCAGGAGCTGTGACACCTCCAGCCATGAGCAGGG ACCAACATACTTTCCTGCTGAGAATCTGACCGAATACAAATGGCCCCCAGATGACTCAGGGGAGTATTATATGTTACAGGAACAAGTGAGCGAGTACCTAGGAGTCACTTCATTCAAACGGAAATATCCAG ATTTGGAAAGAAGAGACCTGTCTCACAAAGAAAAACTTTATCTGAGAGAAcaaaatgttattacagaaaCACAGTGCACTTTGG GCCTCACTGCTCTGCGCAGTGATGAAGTGATTGATCTGATGATTAAGGAGTATCCCGTCAAACATGCGGAGTACTCTGTCATACTCCAGGAGCGAGAGCGCCAGAGGATCACTAAAGAGTACTCTGTGAGCACGCTGAGTGCG caaaTGCAGCAACAGAATCCTCAAAAAGTTGAAGCCAGTAAAGTGCCCGACTACATCAAGAAAGCAGCTAAAAAAGCTGCTGAATTCAACAGTAATTTCAACCGAGAGCGGATGGAGGAGAGGAGGGCTTATTTTGATCTTCAAACACAT ATTATTCAGGTGCCTCAAGGAAGATACAGAATCCTCCCTCCAGAAAGGACCAGGACCGGTCCATACCCAGTCGCCCTCATTCCTGGCCAGTTCCAAGAGTACTACAAAAG GTACTCTCCAAATGAGCTCCGCTACTTGCCTTTGAACACGGCTCTGTACGAGCCTCCACTGGACCCCGAGCTGCCTGCCCTGGACAGTGATGGGGATTCGGATGAAGGTGAGGACGGGAAAGAAGACGGCAGAAAAAATAAAGCTTCCTCT GACAGCTCATCAGGAAACACTTCAGACGGAGACAGCCAAGACAGTGGAATTCAGTCCAAAGTCAAGAGCAAAGACGCCACTCCTCGCACCGTCCAACACAAATCTGTCCCCGGGTACAAG CCTAAGGTCATTCCCAATGCTATATGTGGCATATGTCAGAAGGGTAAGGAGGCCAACAAGAAAGGCAAACCAGAGACTCTCATCCACTGCTCCCAGTGCCAGAACAGCG GTCACCCGTCCTGCTTGGACATGAGTGTGGAGCTGGTGTCCCAGATCAAGATGTACCCCTGGCAGTGCATGGAGTGCAAGACGTGCACCGTGTGCCAGCAGCCACACCATGAGGAGGAGATGATGTTCTGTGACAAGTGTGACCGAGGTTTCCACACCTTCTGTGTGGGCATGGACTCCATTCCTCAGG gttGCTGGGTCTGTGATTTGTGCAACAAAGAGTTTTCTACACCTCAAAAGAAAGGAACAAAAACacccaaaaaatctaaatga
- the LOC113113066 gene encoding PHD finger protein 10 isoform X2: MRSLHLFSYCVYINVNDDIEESSSDGSQAPKRRRMGSGDSSRSCDTSSHEQGPTYFPAENLTEYKWPPDDSGEYYMLQEQVSEYLGVTSFKRKYPDLERRDLSHKEKLYLREQNVITETQCTLGLTALRSDEVIDLMIKEYPVKHAEYSVILQERERQRITKEYSVSTLSAQMQQQNPQKVEASKVPDYIKKAAKKAAEFNSNFNRERMEERRAYFDLQTHIIQVPQGRYRILPPERTRTGPYPVALIPGQFQEYYKRYSPNELRYLPLNTALYEPPLDPELPALDSDGDSDEGEDGKEDGRKNKASSDSSSGNTSDGDSQDSGIQSKVKSKDATPRTVQHKSVPGYKPKVIPNAICGICQKGKEANKKGKPETLIHCSQCQNSGHPSCLDMSVELVSQIKMYPWQCMECKTCTVCQQPHHEEEMMFCDKCDRGFHTFCVGMDSIPQGCWVCDLCNKEFSTPQKKGTKTPKKSK, translated from the exons ATGAGAAGTTTACATCTGTTCAGTTACTGCGTCTATATCAACGTGAAT GATGACATTGAGGAGAGCTCCAGTGATGGTAGTCAGGCCCCCAAGAGACGGCGGATGGGCTCCGGAGACAGCTCCAGGAGCTGTGACACCTCCAGCCATGAGCAGGG ACCAACATACTTTCCTGCTGAGAATCTGACCGAATACAAATGGCCCCCAGATGACTCAGGGGAGTATTATATGTTACAGGAACAAGTGAGCGAGTACCTAGGAGTCACTTCATTCAAACGGAAATATCCAG ATTTGGAAAGAAGAGACCTGTCTCACAAAGAAAAACTTTATCTGAGAGAAcaaaatgttattacagaaaCACAGTGCACTTTGG GCCTCACTGCTCTGCGCAGTGATGAAGTGATTGATCTGATGATTAAGGAGTATCCCGTCAAACATGCGGAGTACTCTGTCATACTCCAGGAGCGAGAGCGCCAGAGGATCACTAAAGAGTACTCTGTGAGCACGCTGAGTGCG caaaTGCAGCAACAGAATCCTCAAAAAGTTGAAGCCAGTAAAGTGCCCGACTACATCAAGAAAGCAGCTAAAAAAGCTGCTGAATTCAACAGTAATTTCAACCGAGAGCGGATGGAGGAGAGGAGGGCTTATTTTGATCTTCAAACACAT ATTATTCAGGTGCCTCAAGGAAGATACAGAATCCTCCCTCCAGAAAGGACCAGGACCGGTCCATACCCAGTCGCCCTCATTCCTGGCCAGTTCCAAGAGTACTACAAAAG GTACTCTCCAAATGAGCTCCGCTACTTGCCTTTGAACACGGCTCTGTACGAGCCTCCACTGGACCCCGAGCTGCCTGCCCTGGACAGTGATGGGGATTCGGATGAAGGTGAGGACGGGAAAGAAGACGGCAGAAAAAATAAAGCTTCCTCT GACAGCTCATCAGGAAACACTTCAGACGGAGACAGCCAAGACAGTGGAATTCAGTCCAAAGTCAAGAGCAAAGACGCCACTCCTCGCACCGTCCAACACAAATCTGTCCCCGGGTACAAG CCTAAGGTCATTCCCAATGCTATATGTGGCATATGTCAGAAGGGTAAGGAGGCCAACAAGAAAGGCAAACCAGAGACTCTCATCCACTGCTCCCAGTGCCAGAACAGCG GTCACCCGTCCTGCTTGGACATGAGTGTGGAGCTGGTGTCCCAGATCAAGATGTACCCCTGGCAGTGCATGGAGTGCAAGACGTGCACCGTGTGCCAGCAGCCACACCATGAGGAGGAGATGATGTTCTGTGACAAGTGTGACCGAGGTTTCCACACCTTCTGTGTGGGCATGGACTCCATTCCTCAGG gttGCTGGGTCTGTGATTTGTGCAACAAAGAGTTTTCTACACCTCAAAAGAAAGGAACAAAAACacccaaaaaatctaaatga